A genomic stretch from Aedes albopictus strain Foshan chromosome 2, AalbF5, whole genome shotgun sequence includes:
- the LOC115268579 gene encoding uncharacterized protein LOC115268579, translating into MSYLSYPLLAPLQLNIPQTPITIERYNACALPLHSNNGGNNLLTTETMVTVPASISTQKVPPQSARVNHQFEMNRRNNGTSMQPTSKFTSSSRKSVLQGTKNFVWDREDLGSNQPYFNRNYEIPFNRPPNEVNFLGGLGSNKAHYRSKVHPQRFSTVQKLMRMRTSNRMLETLTEDLRKVNLCRHSKKKGPRDDHIGEYINKITDELQLAGNVDKSTPSEQSDVQFQASARKNISNDDYKEMIHKLDKMLLDDQGPRAAYGTSFRDWALRERYNFKNKSNIDMMKREKENLESEMGSSVDTKPCDYITADGRRVTKLKKATKIPHLDGYMYGPFTKLPRLDPLLESETKFGIPLSLLVRSYREMDSMKEGERNVINTRLAHMRIPLCPRSSDESSDDEDKMEEVKILSFLRTPYFRIPMVRTQKKRRKDRLRSRWLKKDRLKRITMLLYDRSEENMKYRKRSGLHRPGSDSDSVDSAGVKKKAAPKQSKQEVKPQLSDQRKRYFEFIEQKSREYRRLYDECLEQRMTSFQDFKNIDLDDKLSDTSRSKSRLQKLKSPEEVKDAQEMAMLRFPSNRFKSLSKSDGLMGSFYIDPEFHDKVKDLKMYKKGSKYYTSLMRGQVDLRKRLQVNAPDFDEEQLGFKTKFFNRLATEWDNYYIHELRYRPRMRKFCPKTDILNIREQRRKTFLQYYIAENLLKIREKQLLEKRFAKWIKDFCKQTKPLFKVWKDNAYDKVLEMSDREKEAQQESKRLRNVLQDRQNKIEAITEKILLMEERWTKIMQIRNYYHLLMDSQWRLKNDNLHRSPNGALLSVSDAVRNCKSLFIRTDGLNIGTEIAAFYKERIFPALDKHPSCTPDPALFLLGLGQINHRTIELIQKYNDKLMVFSRIDYHYKGVLQEFPRYFSNHNDMLEAYNNKVLMIQRKNEAMKLQVQQLLGEPLRKCVSNKAMRVTSSILNQLYDFIRKSKNLGKEIVQISNMEKLAIIHQFIVDLLADLDQLPLDILRASELEARRNRKLALRQANNALKRKEVFDLLRKQLRWHVKK; encoded by the exons ATGTCCTACCTGTCCTATCCACTCCTCGCGCCACTGCAGTTAAACATTCCTCAAACCCCTATTACAATTGAACGTTATAACGCATGTGCACTTCCGTTGCACAGCAATAACGGAGGCAACAATCTCCTGACAACCGAAACAATGGTAACCGTCCCCGCTTCAATATCGACCCAAAAAGTTCCACCTCAATCGGCCAGAGTCAACCACCAGTTCGAAATGAACAGACGCAACAATGGCACTTCCATGCAACCTACGTCGAAATTTACTTCTTCCAGTAGAAAGTCGGTTCTTCAG GGAACCAAAAACTTCGTCTGGGATCGGGAGGATCTGGGCTCAAATCAGCCGTACTTCAACCGTAACTACGAAATCCCGTTCAATCGTCCGCCCAATGAGGTCAACTTCTTGGGTGGGCTGGGTAGCAACAAGGCCCACTACCGGTCCAAAGTGCATCCGCAGCGGTTCTCAACGGTGCAGAAGTTGATGCGAATGAGAACATCCAACCGAATGCTGGAAACGCTGACGGAGGATCTGAGGAAGGTGAACCTGTGTCGACACTCGAAGAAGAAGGGTCCGAGAGATGATCACATCGGTGAGTATATTAACAAGATCACCGATGAACTGCAGCTGGCAGGGAATGTGGATAAGTCAACGCCTTCGGAACAGTCCGATGTGCAGTTCCAGGCCAGTGCTAGGAAAAACATCTCAAATGACGACTACAAAGAGATGATACACAAGCTGGACAAGATGCTGTTGGATGATCAGGGTCCACGGGCTGCCTATGGGACGTCGTTTCGGGATTGGGCACTGCGGGAGAGGTACAACTTCAAGAATAAGAGCAACATCGATATGATGAAACGGGAGAAGGAGAACCTGGAGTCGGAGATGGGATCGTCGGTGGACACGAAGCCCTGCGACTACATAACGGCTGATGGGCGGCGAGTGACGAAGCTCAAGAAAGCAACCAAGATCCCTCACCTCGATGGGTACATGTATGGTCCATTTACGAAACTTCCCCGATTGGATCCACTGTTGGAAAGCGAGACGAAATTTGGAATTCCGTTGAGTTTATTGGTTCGATCGTACCGTGAGATGGATTCAATGAAGGAAGGCGAACGGAATGTGATCAATACGAGATTGGCCCACATGAGGATCCCTCTGTGTCCGAGGAGTAGCGACGAGTCATCGGATGATGAGGACAAGATGGAGGAGGTGAAAATCCTGTCGTTTTTGCGGACACCATATTTTCGCATTCCGATGGTTAGGACGCAGAAGAAGCGACGGAAGGATCGATTGCGCAGTCGTTGGTTGAAGAAGGATCGCTTGAAGAGAATCACAATGCTGTTGTACGACCGCTCGGAGGAGAACATGAAATACAGGAAACGAAGCGGTTTGCACAGACCCGGATCGGATTCTGATTCTGTTGATTCGGCTGGGGTGAAGAAGAAAGCTGCGCCCAAACAGTCGAAGCAGGAGGTGAAGCCTCAGTTGTCAGACCAGCGGAAGCGCTACTTCGAGTTTATCGAGCAGAAGTCACGGGAGTATCGTCGACTGTACGACGAATGTTTGGAACAGAGGATGACATCGTTCCAGGACTTCAAGAACATCGATTTGGATGACAAACTTTCGGATACTTCAAGGTCGAAGTCGAGGTTGCAGAAGTTGAAGTCACCGGAAGAGGTGAAGGACGCTCAGGAGATGGCAATGCTTCGGTTTCCTTCGAATCGCTTCAAAAGTTTGTCCAAGAGCGATGGTTTGATGGGGTCGTTCTACATCGATCCTGAATTTCATGACAAAGTGAAAGATTTGAAGATGT ATAAGAAAGGATCCAAATACTACACCAGCCTTATGCGTGGACAAGTAGACCTCCGTAAACGTTTGCAGGTCAACGCACCGGACTTCGACGAGGAACAACTTGGTTTCAAAACCAAGTTTTTTAATCGGCTGGCCACTGAGTGGGATAACTACTACATCCATGAGCTGCGGTACCGTCCGAGGATGCGAAAGTTTTGCCCGAAAACTGACATTCTCAACATTCGCGAACAACGTCGTAAAACGTTTCTGCAGTACTACATAGCGGAGAACTTGCTGAAGATTCGTGAGAAACAGTTGCTGGAAAAGCGGTTTGCAAAGTGGATCAAGGATTTCTGCAAGCAAACCAAGCCGTTGTTCAAGGTGTGGAAGGACAATGCGTACGATAAGGTGCTGGAAATGTCCGATCGGGAGAAGGAAGCTCAACAGGAATCGAAGCGGTTGAGGAACGTACTCCAGGATAGACAGAACAAGATCGAGGCGATCACGGAGAAGATTCTGCTTATGGAAGAACGCTGGACTAAAATCATGCAGATAAGG AACTACTATCATCTTCTGATGGACTCCCAGTGGAGACTAAAGAACGACAACCTGCATCGGTCCCCTAATGGCGCACTGCTGTCT GTCTCCGACGCCGTTCGAAACTGCAAGTCCCTCTTCATTCGAACGGATGGCCTCAACATCGGTACGGAAATTGCCGCCTTCTACAAGGAACGCATTTTTCCCGCACTGGACAAACATCCGAGTTGCACCCCGGACCCGGCCCTCTTCCTGCTGGGCCTGGGCCAAATCAATCATCGCACCATCGAGCTGATCCAGAAGTACAACGACAAGCTGATGGTGTTCAGCCGAATCGATTACCACTACAAAGGGGTGCTGCAGGAGTTTCCACGGTATTTCAGTAACCATAACGACATGCTGGAGGCGTACAACAACAAGGTGCTGATGATACAGCGCAAGAACGAAGCCATGAAGTTGCAGGTGCAGCAGCTGCTGGGGGAGCCGCTGCGGAAGTGTGTTAGCAA CAAAGCAATGCGCGTTACCAGTTCAATCCTGAATCAACTGTACGACTTCATCCGGAAATCGAAAAACCTCGGCAAAGAAATCGTACAAATCAGCAACATGGAGAAGTTGGCAATTATTCATCAATTTATTGTG GATTTATTGGCGGACTTGGATCAACTGCCGCTTGACATTCTTCGGGCTTCGGAGCTGGAGGCACGTAGAAATCGGAAACTAGCACTGAGGCAAGCCAACAATGCGCTCAAGAGGAAGGAGGTGTTTGATTTGCTCCGGAAGCAACTGCGGTGGCAtgtgaaaaagtaa